The genomic DNA CGGAAGCCGAAGCCGTCCTTGCTGAGCGTGATGTGGCCGGAATAATTGCCGTCGAAATATTTGCGCAGCACCTCGTCGGTGCGGTCGGCGACGCGGCCGCGCAGGGCCTCGCCGACGCTGATGCTCTTGCCCGAAATCCGAAGAGTCATGGGATGCCTCGCTTGATTTGCTCATCAGCCGCGACGACGCGTCACCGCAGCTGAAGTCGTTCCCTGCGCATGATCTCCCCACGAACCCGTTCCGCGTTGGTCGCGAGAGGAGACCGCTGTGCACTTTTTCGAATCATGCGCGTGCTTGGATGGGTTGCAAAGGGGAGCCGAGAGTAGCGCGATTTCGCGCCAGTGCAATCAGGCCGGTTCGGGATTGCGCGAGCGATCGGACAAGGCGGTGGAGAGGACGTTACCAAGGGCGCTCTGCTTGTCGCGGCGGCGTTGCACCGAGGAAGGAATGCGCATGGCTTCGCGGTACTTCGCGACCGTGCGGCGGGCAATATCAATGCCCGAAGCGCGCAAGCGTTCCACGATGGTGTCGTCCGACAGGATCGCGCTCGGCTCCTCCGAATCGATCAGCTGCTTGATGTGATGGCGCACCGCTTCGGCGGAATGCGCCTCGCCGCCGTCGGCCGAGGCGATCGAGGCCGTGAAGAAATATTTCAGCTCGAACGTGCCGCGGTTGGTGGCCATGTATTTATTGGCGGTGACGCGGGACACCGTGGATTCGTGCATCTGGATGGCGTCGGCGACGGCCTTCAGATTGAGCGGCCGCAGATGCGCCACGCCATGGGTGAAGAAGCCGTCCTGCTGGCGCACGATCTCGGTTGCGACTTTCAGGATGGTGCGGGCGCGCTGGTCGAGCGCGCGCACCAGCCAGGTCGCGTTCTGCAGCGCGTCGGTGAAATAGGACTTGTCGCCGTCCTTGCCGATCTTCTTCGAGAGCTGCGAATAGTAGGTCTGGTTGACCAGCACGCGCGGCAAGGTGTCGCTGTTGAGCTCGACATGCCAGCCTCCGTCGGGACCCGGGCGGACATAGACGTCGGGCACCATGGTCTGCAGGCGCGCCGAACCGAACTTCATGCCGGGCTTGGGATTGAGGCGGCGGATCTCGCCGATCATGTCGGCGATGTCCTCGTCGTCGACGCCGCAGAGCTTGCGTAAGGCGGCGATGTCGCGTTTGGCGAGGAGATCGAGATGCTCGACCAGGGCCTGCATCGCGGGGTCGTAGCGGTCGAGCTCGCGGAGCTGGATCGCCAGGCATTCGCTCAAATTGCGCGCACAGACGCCGGGCGGATCGAACTTTTGCAGCACGGCAAGGACGCCCTCGACGTCGGCTTGCGATGCGCCGAGGCGCTCCGCGGCCTGGCCGAGATCGGGCGGCAGATAGCCGGCCTCGTCGACGAGGTCGATCAGGTACTGGCCGATCATGCGCTGCGCGGGCGCGGTGAAAGCCACCGAGAGCTGCTCGGCGAGGTGGTCGCCGAGTGTCATCTCGGCGGCGACGAAAGCTTCGAGATTGTAGTCTTCGTCACCGGAGGCGCCGCCGCCCCATTCGGTGTAGGTGGTCGGCGCGGCGTCCTGGGCGTTGCGTGCCGCGGCCTCGGCCGGCTCCTCGGAGAAGACGTTGTCCAGGCCCGTGTCCAGGGTCTGCTCGATCTCGGCGCGGGTGCCGAGATCCTTGCTCATCCATTCTTCCTGGCCCGGCTCGAACGCCTCGCCGGGACCGCCGCCGGGCTCATCGGCGTTGCCGCCGCCGAAATCGTCGCTGTCGCTGAACTGGCCCGCATCCGTGGGGGTCTCACCCGCGGGGGCCTCGTCACTGGCCCGTTCCAGCAGGGGGTTACGCTCGAGTTCCTCTTCCACGAAGGTCGTGAGATCGAGATTGGACAATTGCAGCAGCTTGATCGCCTGCATCAGCTGCGGCGTCATGACCAGCGACTGCGACTGCCGGAACTCTAATCTCTGCGTGAGCGCCATGAAGCTAGAACCGATCCCAAAAAGTTGGTCCGATTTTTGCTTATCCTAGTCCGGGCCCGATGTACACGTCTTGACGAAACGCAAAAACGGGCTAGAGGCGGAATTCCTCGCCAAGGTAAAGGCGGCGCACGTCCGGATCGGCCACGATCTCATCCGGGCTCCCCTCGGTCAGGATTTCCCCGGCATAGACGATGTAGGCGCGATCGGTGAGGCCGAGCGTCTCGCGCACATTGTGGTCTGTGATGAGCACGCCGATGCCGCGATT from Bradyrhizobium sp. CCBAU 53351 includes the following:
- the rpoN gene encoding RNA polymerase factor sigma-54; the encoded protein is MALTQRLEFRQSQSLVMTPQLMQAIKLLQLSNLDLTTFVEEELERNPLLERASDEAPAGETPTDAGQFSDSDDFGGGNADEPGGGPGEAFEPGQEEWMSKDLGTRAEIEQTLDTGLDNVFSEEPAEAAARNAQDAAPTTYTEWGGGASGDEDYNLEAFVAAEMTLGDHLAEQLSVAFTAPAQRMIGQYLIDLVDEAGYLPPDLGQAAERLGASQADVEGVLAVLQKFDPPGVCARNLSECLAIQLRELDRYDPAMQALVEHLDLLAKRDIAALRKLCGVDDEDIADMIGEIRRLNPKPGMKFGSARLQTMVPDVYVRPGPDGGWHVELNSDTLPRVLVNQTYYSQLSKKIGKDGDKSYFTDALQNATWLVRALDQRARTILKVATEIVRQQDGFFTHGVAHLRPLNLKAVADAIQMHESTVSRVTANKYMATNRGTFELKYFFTASIASADGGEAHSAEAVRHHIKQLIDSEEPSAILSDDTIVERLRASGIDIARRTVAKYREAMRIPSSVQRRRDKQSALGNVLSTALSDRSRNPEPA